The following are from one region of the Arachis duranensis cultivar V14167 chromosome 10, aradu.V14167.gnm2.J7QH, whole genome shotgun sequence genome:
- the LOC107469487 gene encoding uncharacterized protein LOC107469487, producing the protein MATTACFIIVSRNDIPIYEAEVGVAAKREDAAQLHQFILHAALDIVQDLSWTTSAMYLKSVDRFNDLVVSVYVTAGHTRFMLLHDSRNDDGIKSFFQDVHELYIKTLLNPLYLPGSRITSSHFDTKVRALARKYL; encoded by the exons ATGGCAACCACTGCTTGTTTCATCATTGTTAGCAGAAATGATATTCCTATTTATGAAGCTGAAGTTGGAGTAGCTGCTAAA AGAGAAGATGCTGCTCAGCTGCATCAGTTTATCCTGCATGCTGCTCTCGATATTGTTCAGGACCTATCGTGGACTACTAGTGCTAT GTACTTGAAATCGGTAGACAGGTTTAATGATCTGGTGGTCTCAGTGTATGTCACAGCTGGTCATA CCCGTTTTATGTTGCTTCATGACTCTCGTAATGATGATGGCATTAAGAGCTTCTTCCAAGATGTGCATGAACTTTACATAAAG ACACTTCTTAATCCCCTGTACTTGCCTGGCTCCCGGATCACATCATCCCATTTTGACACAAAAGTCCGAGCTCTTGCTCGAAAATATTTGTAG